Proteins from a single region of Chryseobacterium sp. T16E-39:
- a CDS encoding serine hydrolase domain-containing protein — translation MKNFNICIICMFAFACQNISAQIKTVKGKDVSSKEMDAFIKKQMDSLQISALSVAVIKDNKIVYSKSTGMMNAQQEPVDKNTLFEAASMTKPIFAYTVLQLVKEGVLNLDTPLYQYYPYPDIAYDDRYKLITAKMVLDHTTGFPNWRENNKLTINFTPGTKFGYSGEGYEYLGLVVEHLTGKKVNELVEKYVLKPMSMKNSSLVYNDYVKQHLADGVKDNNSERARNEPYLKPHPSYSLYTEPKQYAQFVIESLKESYIPGSIFQAMAVPQVEIHEEDMDPNLKISMGLGVYVEQTPYGLKYSHGGSNGNCYNSLFQFYKDSKVGFVYFIAGCKQGELAKRLDQFMVIGK, via the coding sequence ATGAAAAATTTTAATATCTGTATCATCTGTATGTTTGCTTTTGCCTGTCAAAACATATCCGCGCAAATTAAAACCGTTAAAGGTAAGGACGTATCTTCTAAAGAAATGGACGCTTTTATTAAAAAACAAATGGATTCTCTGCAAATATCCGCATTATCAGTAGCAGTAATCAAGGACAATAAAATCGTATATTCGAAATCCACCGGAATGATGAATGCCCAACAGGAACCAGTCGACAAAAATACACTCTTTGAAGCTGCGTCGATGACCAAACCGATATTTGCCTATACCGTTCTTCAACTTGTCAAGGAAGGAGTACTTAATTTGGATACCCCCCTTTACCAATATTACCCTTATCCTGATATTGCCTACGACGACCGATATAAGCTTATAACCGCAAAAATGGTTCTTGATCATACTACAGGATTTCCGAACTGGAGAGAAAATAATAAGCTGACCATTAACTTTACTCCCGGAACCAAATTCGGGTACTCAGGTGAAGGTTATGAATATCTTGGTCTTGTTGTAGAACATTTAACAGGCAAAAAAGTAAATGAACTGGTTGAAAAGTATGTATTGAAACCGATGTCTATGAAAAATTCTTCACTGGTATACAATGACTATGTAAAGCAACACCTGGCGGATGGAGTAAAAGATAACAACAGTGAAAGAGCCCGAAATGAACCTTATCTAAAGCCACATCCCTCTTACAGCCTTTACACCGAACCTAAGCAATATGCTCAATTTGTAATTGAGTCTTTAAAGGAAAGCTATATCCCAGGGAGTATCTTCCAGGCTATGGCTGTCCCACAAGTAGAAATTCATGAAGAGGATATGGATCCGAACCTGAAAATTTCCATGGGATTAGGTGTGTATGTTGAGCAGACACCATACGGCTTAAAGTATTCTCACGGGGGCAGCAATGGTAACTGTTACAACTCATTGTTTCAGTTTTACAAAGATTCAAAAGTGGGATTTGTGTATTTTATTGCCGGCTGTAAACAGGGGGAACTTGCTAAAAGGTTGGATCAGTTTATGGTTATTGGTAAATAG
- a CDS encoding SDR family oxidoreductase, producing the protein MKVFVTGATGFIGSATVKELLTGGHKVLGLARSEEAANRLKEAGAEVYYGDLSQPETLIDAVKSSDAVIHLGFIHDFSKFKEMCVLDGMVIETIGAALEGTEKPFIITSGIGVIQKEGIVTENDMPEGDAIPRILTERAADKVAAKGVHVAVMRFPPVVHDLGDKIGFIPSLISIAKAKGFSAFIDNGTNFWPAVHRKDAAKLFRLAVEKHSGSGTRYNGVAEQGIEFKKIAEIIGSKLGLPTRSIAASEVEEHFTWFAHFAKFNILASSTETQKTLNWQPTEIELLPELEGEVYFPA; encoded by the coding sequence ATGAAAGTATTCGTAACAGGAGCCACAGGCTTTATAGGCTCAGCAACCGTAAAAGAATTATTAACCGGAGGACACAAAGTTCTGGGACTGGCCCGATCAGAAGAGGCAGCCAACAGATTGAAGGAAGCAGGTGCAGAGGTCTACTATGGAGATCTTAGTCAACCCGAAACATTAATCGATGCTGTAAAAAGCTCCGATGCCGTGATTCATCTTGGATTTATCCATGATTTCAGTAAGTTTAAAGAAATGTGTGTCCTGGATGGGATGGTCATCGAAACTATAGGTGCTGCATTGGAAGGAACAGAAAAACCGTTTATCATTACTTCCGGAATCGGAGTGATCCAAAAAGAAGGAATCGTCACGGAAAATGACATGCCTGAAGGGGATGCAATTCCAAGGATTTTAACAGAGCGCGCAGCTGATAAAGTTGCTGCTAAGGGAGTGCATGTAGCAGTAATGCGCTTTCCACCAGTCGTTCATGATCTTGGAGATAAAATAGGCTTCATCCCATCTCTGATCAGCATTGCAAAAGCCAAAGGTTTTTCAGCTTTTATCGACAACGGGACAAATTTCTGGCCAGCCGTACACCGCAAGGATGCAGCTAAATTATTCCGCCTCGCTGTAGAAAAACACTCAGGAAGCGGAACCCGCTATAATGGCGTTGCTGAACAGGGAATCGAGTTTAAAAAAATCGCCGAAATCATAGGTTCAAAACTAGGTTTGCCAACACGTTCGATTGCTGCCAGTGAAGTTGAAGAACACTTTACCTGGTTTGCGCATTTTGCCAAGTTCAATATTTTGGCATCAAGTACTGAAACGCAGAAAACATTGAACTGGCAGCCTACTGAAATTGAATTACTGCCGGAATTGGAAGGTGAAGTTTACTTTCCTGCTTAA
- a CDS encoding ACT domain-containing protein: MSGETDLKILLQNMEPVLNAGEYVFCKVEKLNHIPDIERLLFFFREKEAVTVVLEKSVADNWQLGYEYISSWITLNIHSSLEAVGLTAAFANALKQEHISCNVVAAYFHDHIFVAKNDAEKAMAALEKLRDKKE, from the coding sequence ATGTCAGGAGAAACAGATTTAAAGATATTGCTGCAAAATATGGAACCGGTATTGAATGCCGGGGAATATGTCTTTTGTAAAGTTGAAAAACTTAATCATATTCCTGATATAGAGAGACTTCTGTTTTTCTTCCGTGAAAAAGAAGCAGTAACAGTTGTTTTGGAAAAATCTGTTGCAGATAATTGGCAGCTAGGATACGAATACATTTCTTCATGGATCACTCTGAATATCCACTCCTCATTAGAAGCCGTGGGACTTACAGCAGCTTTTGCCAATGCCTTAAAGCAAGAACATATTAGCTGTAACGTGGTGGCTGCTTATTTTCACGATCACATTTTTGTAGCTAAAAATGATGCTGAAAAAGCGATGGCAGCATTGGAGAAGTTGAGAGACAAAAAAGAGTAA
- a CDS encoding DUF2071 domain-containing protein: protein MKLPTIHGYIDRRILINFTADPKIVEKIVPSPFRPKLYKNKAIVGICLIRLKNIKAFGLPDFMGFGSENGAHRIAVEWDENGELKSGVYIPRRDTSSRINSLVGGRIFPGKHYHAKFNVKEKDQNYHIDFTSSDQLVTSIDAKEALTFDTHSIFETLEQVSDFFQEGSLGYSPNKDKFEGLQLNTYQWEMKPLEVLDVKSTFYENEHLFPKGSIAFDNALLMTNIEHTWHTMPNKF from the coding sequence ATGAAACTGCCTACCATACATGGATATATAGACCGAAGGATATTGATCAATTTTACAGCTGATCCCAAGATTGTAGAAAAAATTGTTCCCTCTCCGTTCAGACCGAAATTGTATAAAAATAAAGCAATAGTAGGTATTTGTCTTATCAGGCTTAAAAATATAAAAGCGTTTGGGTTACCAGATTTTATGGGTTTTGGTTCTGAAAATGGAGCCCATCGTATCGCCGTAGAATGGGATGAAAATGGTGAACTGAAATCAGGAGTTTACATTCCGCGCAGAGATACTTCATCCAGAATAAACAGCCTTGTAGGAGGACGCATTTTTCCGGGTAAGCATTATCATGCAAAGTTTAATGTAAAGGAGAAAGATCAAAATTATCATATCGATTTTACAAGCTCCGATCAATTAGTTACTTCAATCGATGCAAAAGAAGCTTTAACCTTTGATACCCATTCAATATTTGAAACTTTGGAACAGGTGTCAGATTTTTTTCAAGAAGGAAGCCTGGGGTACTCCCCAAATAAAGATAAGTTTGAGGGACTTCAGCTGAACACTTATCAATGGGAGATGAAGCCGTTGGAGGTTTTGGATGTAAAGTCAACTTTTTATGAAAATGAACACCTTTTCCCAAAAGGTTCTATAGCCTTTGATAATGCATTATTAATGACCAATATTGAACATACATGGCATACAATGCCCAATAAATTCTAA
- a CDS encoding serine hydrolase domain-containing protein has translation MTSSNHSRIILFIAVFLIGTLTFGQKNKIALINSYLDKTHQSGLFNGNILIADHGKVMVKKAIGYADASKKIPLTTQYRFHIGSIAKEFDAVGLMMLQEQGKLNINDKVSQFFPDLPSWATSISIKNLLQYTSGLPDIKWQTVHSDADHWKDLQSLQKLDFEPGSSYAYNNNNVFLRRRIIEKVTGMPFNEFVLQKILKKAGITNGLVDPTDKDPFMARSFDNNFKQDGLEVPISGWTSLNLEDFYKWAHCIDTFCLINPSSTREIMMPVGQDKQSGLGNGSMDGDKVITHVHDGSAIHYQALVQTDTGKGRTIIILSNQKQGNVYEIAEAIEAILDEK, from the coding sequence ATGACCTCATCTAACCACAGCCGCATCATTCTTTTTATTGCTGTATTTTTAATAGGAACATTGACATTTGGTCAAAAAAATAAAATTGCTTTAATCAATTCCTATTTGGATAAAACTCATCAATCTGGTCTTTTCAATGGGAATATACTGATAGCAGACCATGGAAAGGTAATGGTAAAAAAAGCTATAGGTTATGCAGATGCCTCAAAAAAGATCCCTCTCACAACCCAATATCGTTTTCATATCGGATCGATTGCTAAAGAGTTTGACGCTGTTGGATTGATGATGCTCCAGGAACAGGGCAAATTAAATATCAATGATAAAGTATCCCAATTTTTTCCTGACTTACCTTCGTGGGCCACAAGCATAAGCATCAAAAATTTATTACAATATACCAGTGGACTCCCGGATATAAAATGGCAAACGGTACATAGCGATGCGGACCATTGGAAGGATCTACAATCCCTTCAAAAACTTGATTTTGAACCAGGAAGTAGTTACGCCTATAATAATAACAATGTTTTTTTGCGCCGGAGAATAATTGAAAAAGTAACGGGAATGCCTTTTAATGAATTTGTTTTACAAAAAATTCTAAAAAAAGCAGGTATTACCAATGGATTAGTGGACCCTACGGATAAAGATCCATTCATGGCCAGATCATTTGACAATAATTTTAAACAAGATGGATTAGAAGTTCCCATATCCGGCTGGACCAGCCTGAATTTGGAAGATTTTTACAAATGGGCACATTGTATAGATACTTTTTGTCTAATCAATCCCTCTTCCACACGCGAAATAATGATGCCTGTAGGCCAAGATAAACAATCCGGTTTAGGGAATGGAAGTATGGATGGTGATAAGGTCATTACTCACGTGCATGATGGCAGTGCCATCCATTATCAGGCTCTTGTACAGACCGACACAGGAAAAGGTAGAACGATTATTATCTTATCTAATCAAAAACAGGGGAATGTTTATGAGATTGCTGAAGCGATAGAAGCTATTTTGGATGAGAAGTAG
- a CDS encoding TfoX/Sxy family protein, translating into MYNETLVNRIREALINEKDVVEKKMFQGLSFMVDDKLCIGVRNDEILCRIDHEQAELELEKEYCRPMIHGQRIAKGYIFVSEDGYHRNKDFQYYIDLCLDYNKIVQKAKKK; encoded by the coding sequence ATGTATAATGAAACACTCGTCAACCGGATACGTGAAGCCTTAATAAATGAGAAAGATGTCGTTGAAAAAAAGATGTTTCAGGGACTGAGTTTTATGGTGGATGATAAGCTGTGTATTGGAGTTCGTAATGATGAAATCCTATGCAGGATCGATCATGAACAAGCGGAATTAGAATTGGAAAAAGAATATTGCCGTCCGATGATACATGGTCAAAGGATCGCGAAGGGGTATATTTTTGTCAGTGAAGATGGATATCACCGGAATAAGGATTTCCAATACTATATAGACCTTTGTCTAGATTACAATAAAATTGTGCAGAAAGCTAAAAAGAAATAA
- a CDS encoding helix-turn-helix domain-containing protein, translating to MASTEPIRIKTISQFHTLRGLPKPKHPLISIIDFADMKSPPQKVNESLVFDFYSLSVKRNMNHKYKYGQQDYDFDEGILFFMAPNQVLRIEREEQSRPAEGWMLMIHPDFLWNKTLAKTIKQYEFFDYSLHEALFLSDDEEQILQQLMENIRLEYNTNTDKFSSDIMVSLLEALFNYSNRFYQRQFITRDKAHHEILERLEILLNQYFNSEMIVNNGIPTVQYISEQLNISTGYLRTLLQNLTGQSTQHFIHQKLTEKAKEKLSTTGHSVSEIAYELGFEHPQSFSKFFKKMTNTTPLGFREMFN from the coding sequence ATGGCATCAACAGAACCCATCAGAATCAAAACCATTTCACAGTTTCATACCCTGAGAGGCTTACCAAAACCTAAGCATCCACTCATAAGCATCATTGATTTTGCTGATATGAAAAGCCCGCCGCAAAAAGTAAATGAAAGTCTGGTATTTGATTTTTATTCCCTTTCTGTAAAAAGGAATATGAATCACAAATACAAATATGGTCAGCAGGATTATGATTTTGATGAAGGAATTCTCTTTTTTATGGCTCCCAATCAGGTTTTACGTATTGAAAGAGAAGAGCAGTCACGCCCTGCAGAAGGCTGGATGCTGATGATCCATCCTGATTTTCTATGGAATAAGACTTTGGCAAAAACCATCAAGCAATATGAGTTTTTCGACTATTCCCTTCATGAAGCCCTTTTCCTTTCTGACGATGAAGAACAGATCCTCCAGCAATTAATGGAAAACATCCGTCTGGAATACAATACCAATACAGATAAGTTCAGCAGTGATATAATGGTTTCTCTATTGGAAGCGCTTTTCAACTACTCCAACCGTTTTTATCAACGACAGTTCATCACCCGTGACAAAGCCCATCATGAAATTCTGGAACGCCTGGAAATACTCCTCAACCAATATTTCAACAGTGAGATGATTGTGAATAATGGAATTCCCACCGTTCAGTATATTTCGGAGCAGCTAAACATTTCAACAGGGTATTTAAGAACTTTACTCCAAAATCTTACCGGACAAAGTACCCAACATTTTATTCATCAGAAATTAACTGAAAAAGCTAAAGAAAAACTAAGTACCACAGGACATAGCGTCAGTGAAATAGCTTACGAACTGGGATTTGAACATCCACAATCGTTTAGTAAATTCTTTAAAAAGATGACCAATACTACTCCACTTGGATTCAGGGAAATGTTTAATTAA
- a CDS encoding serine hydrolase domain-containing protein has protein sequence MKNIILLCTIFLAFVQKANAQNNLSSPSDSGSELYSENIGKIAFLSSFKNAKQIKENDLIKKYTLTNKSDLSFIAFFDHPLTTYKSKLSPNIVKDSLFRKGNYQFTLWIDNKEIYKSNLLPGAPYQKVQDTAVVLNRPLINNTNGQGSWSESFWNRFMANGGEEALKDGQHHLRMEIRAYVHINNETKVSPVLAKGELILQVLRHPKIDINSILLNKPTPYEGLEVSSKKFNENKIKELKGSIDEGIFKQINSIVVINDGKIQIEEYFNGENRSTLHDPRSVGKSFASTLMGIAIGDHFIKDENQKLDAFYNLQSYQFSSGKDNATIKELLTMSSGFDGDDGNENSPGNEENMYPTNNWVDFTMNLPYNPALKNNWHYFTAGVIVLGDIINQSVPSSLEKFAEEKLFHPLGIKNYKWQYTPQNIPNTAGSIQMNALDFAKYGQLYKNNGIWNGKQIIPQDWVKKTLTKQVKIQDRKDEYYSYLFWNKTFDTGSKKVEAFYCAGNGGNYILIFKDQPLVIVITASAYGQNYAHPQVAKMLEKYILPAVL, from the coding sequence GTGAAAAATATAATTTTACTCTGTACTATTTTCCTAGCGTTTGTTCAAAAGGCCAATGCCCAGAACAACCTTTCTTCCCCATCAGATTCAGGCAGTGAGCTGTACTCTGAAAATATTGGAAAAATAGCATTCCTGTCATCATTTAAAAACGCAAAACAGATTAAAGAAAATGATCTGATCAAAAAATACACATTGACCAACAAAAGTGATCTTTCGTTTATCGCTTTCTTTGATCATCCTCTTACAACCTACAAATCGAAACTTTCTCCAAATATTGTCAAAGACTCCTTATTCAGAAAAGGAAATTATCAATTCACACTTTGGATAGATAATAAGGAAATTTATAAAAGTAATCTTTTACCTGGTGCTCCCTATCAGAAAGTGCAGGATACTGCCGTCGTACTCAACAGACCGTTGATCAATAATACGAATGGTCAGGGATCGTGGAGTGAGTCTTTTTGGAACAGATTTATGGCAAACGGCGGAGAGGAAGCATTAAAGGATGGCCAGCATCACCTGCGCATGGAAATCCGGGCTTATGTCCATATAAATAATGAAACTAAAGTCAGTCCTGTACTGGCAAAAGGTGAATTGATCTTACAGGTGTTACGCCATCCTAAAATTGACATCAACTCCATTTTACTCAACAAACCCACTCCTTATGAAGGTCTTGAAGTTTCCTCTAAAAAATTCAATGAAAACAAAATAAAAGAACTGAAAGGCTCTATTGATGAAGGTATTTTTAAACAAATCAACAGCATCGTTGTCATTAATGATGGAAAAATACAGATTGAAGAATATTTTAACGGGGAAAACAGAAGCACATTGCACGACCCAAGATCTGTTGGAAAATCTTTCGCCTCAACCTTAATGGGAATAGCAATTGGTGATCATTTCATTAAAGATGAAAATCAAAAATTGGACGCCTTTTATAATCTACAGTCTTATCAATTTTCTTCAGGAAAAGACAACGCAACGATTAAAGAGCTTTTAACGATGTCATCAGGGTTTGATGGAGATGATGGAAATGAAAACTCTCCAGGAAATGAAGAAAATATGTATCCAACCAATAATTGGGTTGATTTTACAATGAATCTGCCCTATAATCCGGCTTTAAAAAATAACTGGCATTACTTTACCGCAGGTGTGATCGTCCTTGGAGACATCATCAACCAATCGGTTCCATCGAGTTTAGAAAAATTTGCAGAAGAAAAACTCTTTCATCCTTTAGGAATTAAAAATTACAAATGGCAATATACTCCGCAGAACATCCCAAACACAGCCGGGAGTATTCAAATGAATGCATTGGATTTTGCAAAATACGGGCAGCTTTATAAAAACAATGGAATCTGGAATGGAAAACAAATCATACCCCAGGATTGGGTAAAAAAGACTCTCACAAAACAGGTTAAAATTCAAGACAGAAAGGACGAGTATTACAGCTATCTTTTTTGGAACAAAACCTTTGATACAGGCAGTAAAAAGGTGGAAGCATTCTACTGTGCAGGTAATGGAGGAAATTACATCCTTATTTTTAAGGACCAGCCTTTAGTAATTGTTATTACAGCGAGTGCATATGGACAAAATTATGCGCACCCTCAAGTAGCAAAAATGCTGGAAAAATATATCCTTCCTGCCGTCCTTTAA
- a CDS encoding serine hydrolase: MMIKAPIYISLVFGLLASSLSAQTDVQLKNEISKVESGLMPAVRFQGEPTWTIESRMKYYNVPGVSIAVIKDSKVIWAKAYGLADVENRTPATTQTLFQVASMSKPVSAYAALKEVELGKIDPNADVNSYLKSWKIPDNQFTKEKKVTLKNIVSHTAGFTVGGFPGYEVGKPEPTLIQLLNGQSPANTPAIFVNKEPGKPFRYSGGGYCVMQQMLMDIEDKDFATIMKERVLKPLNMQNSTYAQPLPEAQSKLAATAYAENGSKVQGRYHIYPEQAPAGLWSTAEDYAKFIIDIQNTLSGKSQTVISKKMAEEFTSPFIEPFVGLGIFLENKNGQVYFSHGGWNEGFSSQFTGSKVSGDGIVILTNTNKPEFVNELLRSVATVYQWPNYMPPVDKILPLTSNDLNNTIGRYRLDTYGFCKIYQEKGKLMVINNVESPAELIKVGENSYTLRNWDYKITFQKNAKTDKKELVQILLDKKTIRLRGDQMSKDEKTPLELILEGQFDKGLAAYQKAKITDPNNEQLSEGSLNGAGYALLRQKDFTKAIDVFRVNTILYPKSDNVYDSLGEAYLNAGQKDKAKENYKKVLEINPNQENAAKVLKTL; encoded by the coding sequence ATGATGATTAAAGCTCCTATTTATATTAGCCTTGTATTTGGGCTGTTAGCAAGCTCTCTATCTGCACAAACAGACGTTCAGTTAAAAAATGAAATTTCAAAAGTAGAATCGGGATTGATGCCAGCTGTCCGCTTTCAGGGCGAGCCCACCTGGACTATAGAATCCAGAATGAAATATTATAATGTTCCCGGAGTTAGTATCGCTGTTATTAAAGATTCTAAAGTAATCTGGGCCAAAGCTTATGGACTGGCAGATGTAGAAAATAGAACCCCGGCAACAACCCAAACATTATTTCAGGTAGCCTCTATGAGTAAGCCTGTAAGTGCTTATGCAGCATTGAAAGAAGTGGAGCTTGGAAAAATAGATCCGAATGCAGATGTCAATTCTTATTTGAAATCCTGGAAAATTCCGGATAATCAATTTACCAAAGAGAAAAAAGTAACCCTTAAAAATATTGTTAGCCATACTGCAGGCTTTACTGTAGGAGGTTTTCCAGGATATGAGGTCGGAAAGCCAGAGCCTACATTGATTCAGCTTTTAAATGGGCAAAGTCCGGCGAATACACCTGCAATATTCGTTAATAAAGAACCGGGGAAACCATTCCGATATTCCGGTGGCGGATATTGTGTAATGCAGCAGATGCTTATGGATATTGAGGATAAAGATTTTGCCACGATAATGAAAGAAAGAGTTCTTAAACCGCTGAATATGCAAAACAGTACGTACGCACAGCCTTTGCCGGAAGCTCAATCCAAATTGGCAGCTACGGCATACGCTGAAAACGGATCAAAAGTCCAGGGAAGATATCATATCTATCCTGAACAGGCACCAGCCGGTTTGTGGTCTACAGCTGAAGATTATGCCAAGTTTATTATCGATATTCAAAATACACTGAGTGGTAAAAGCCAAACGGTCATTTCGAAAAAGATGGCGGAGGAATTTACAAGCCCTTTTATTGAACCTTTTGTCGGGTTGGGAATTTTCCTTGAAAATAAAAACGGACAGGTCTACTTTTCTCATGGAGGTTGGAATGAAGGATTCTCCAGTCAGTTTACAGGAAGTAAAGTTAGTGGTGATGGAATCGTCATCTTAACGAATACCAATAAACCTGAATTTGTCAATGAACTGCTTCGTTCGGTTGCCACCGTATATCAATGGCCCAATTATATGCCACCGGTTGATAAAATTTTACCTTTAACATCCAATGATCTAAATAATACTATAGGTCGTTATAGACTTGATACATATGGATTTTGTAAGATTTATCAGGAAAAAGGAAAACTGATGGTGATCAATAATGTGGAATCTCCGGCTGAACTTATTAAAGTAGGGGAAAACAGCTATACACTAAGGAATTGGGACTATAAGATAACGTTTCAAAAAAATGCTAAAACAGACAAAAAAGAGCTTGTTCAGATTTTGCTTGATAAGAAGACCATTCGATTAAGAGGTGATCAGATGAGTAAAGATGAAAAAACACCTTTAGAACTGATTCTGGAAGGACAATTCGATAAAGGCTTAGCAGCTTATCAGAAAGCCAAAATTACCGACCCTAATAATGAACAGCTTTCAGAAGGTTCTTTAAATGGAGCCGGTTATGCCTTACTTCGACAAAAGGATTTCACCAAAGCCATTGATGTTTTCCGTGTAAATACCATATTGTATCCTAAAAGTGATAATGTATATGATAGCTTAGGTGAAGCCTACCTGAATGCAGGACAGAAAGATAAAGCTAAAGAAAATTACAAAAAGGTACTGGAAATCAATCCTAATCAAGAGAATGCAGCTAAAGTTTTAAAAACTTTATAA
- a CDS encoding chloride channel protein, translated as MTRKQIQRHHYFRLILVSAIISICASSLGYSLKFMTEHFQKLLFHFAEKQNRLYFIILPTIGITAIYFLRKYLFKNRKNKGITEIYKTVDQRKDHLPLFKIPSHYFNGFLTVVFGGSTGIEVSTVVATATIGNAAYEKQFSANIYKLELICAGVVAGVAILFGSPIAGWLFAMEVIARKFNKTLFISCTASAIVSGIFLYFVKSEPLLPFEITGWKWSAVPFFVLLSLLGGVLSVYFTFLVIKIKDFFSGISNNFLRVNLGALIVGGMIFCFPFLYGDSYHSLSEILTHPESYSFLFLACLIFLKPLASSLTLGAGGDGGVFAPSIVAGAFLGFTFAFFCNTFFGTSLVYLNFVLVGAAATLSASIYAPFTALFLVCNLAPNGYLLFFPILLGCLISKNLAKRILPYNVYTYNMKA; from the coding sequence ATGACAAGGAAACAAATTCAAAGACATCACTATTTCAGATTAATTTTAGTATCTGCTATCATTAGTATTTGTGCCTCTTCTCTGGGATATTCCTTGAAGTTTATGACCGAACATTTTCAAAAATTACTGTTTCACTTTGCAGAGAAGCAGAACCGATTATACTTTATTATTCTTCCGACAATAGGGATCACGGCGATCTATTTTCTAAGAAAATATCTTTTCAAGAACCGAAAGAATAAAGGGATTACTGAAATTTATAAGACAGTTGATCAGAGAAAAGATCATTTACCACTATTTAAAATTCCGTCTCATTACTTTAACGGTTTTCTTACGGTGGTTTTCGGTGGTTCCACAGGGATTGAGGTGTCGACCGTGGTGGCAACAGCAACTATTGGAAATGCGGCGTATGAAAAGCAATTTTCTGCGAATATTTATAAGTTGGAATTGATTTGTGCAGGAGTTGTAGCTGGAGTAGCCATTTTATTTGGAAGCCCTATTGCCGGTTGGCTATTTGCCATGGAGGTTATTGCAAGGAAATTCAACAAAACACTTTTTATCAGTTGTACAGCTTCCGCGATAGTTTCCGGGATTTTTCTATATTTTGTAAAGAGTGAACCGTTGCTTCCTTTTGAGATTACGGGATGGAAATGGAGTGCAGTGCCATTCTTTGTGCTTTTGAGTTTATTAGGCGGTGTCTTATCAGTATATTTTACGTTTCTGGTAATTAAAATTAAAGATTTCTTTTCAGGGATCTCCAATAACTTTTTGAGGGTTAATCTTGGTGCTTTGATCGTAGGAGGAATGATCTTTTGTTTTCCTTTTTTATATGGAGACAGTTATCATTCGCTTTCAGAAATCCTTACCCATCCTGAAAGCTATTCTTTCCTTTTTCTTGCTTGTCTGATCTTTCTAAAACCATTAGCTTCTTCATTAACGCTTGGAGCTGGAGGTGATGGAGGTGTTTTTGCACCGAGTATTGTTGCAGGAGCATTTTTAGGTTTTACATTCGCCTTTTTTTGTAATACATTTTTTGGTACTTCTTTGGTCTACTTGAACTTTGTTTTAGTAGGAGCAGCTGCTACTTTATCAGCTTCTATTTATGCTCCTTTTACTGCACTGTTCTTGGTTTGTAATCTTGCTCCGAACGGGTACCTGTTATTCTTTCCGATTTTATTAGGTTGCCTGATCTCCAAAAATCTGGCAAAAAGAATATTGCCTTATAATGTGTATACGTATAACATGAAAGCGTAG